A window from Chromatiaceae bacterium encodes these proteins:
- a CDS encoding HAMP domain-containing protein, producing MHWLRSRLNRKFALGTAAGLLASSLVFLLLFLALYRAELAAERAAAAGQVNQLLQTSLENAMIKRDLEGLRQIIGGLGRQPGIDAVFITNPAGEVRFASDPRLLGTTQATDPRWRTAFTDFVRHADGRELLRSINPVANQTRCKECHGPAAANPVNGILYVDYDAAPIRGKAQRTTLLLMGSGAIIVLLNLAGGWWFMQRHVVRPVGHLTATSQALAQGDLSRRADPHGDDELAELGEAFNRMADQLQERIAESEHQRAFLQALIDAIPDGVRVITPDYRIALTNLAYRRQLGLQGEDGVGDSCHRVAHGCEQPCPSTLVTCPVYEIGRHGRPVQALHRHLDTEGRVSDVEIYAAPMAAVVDGRSQTMVVESIRDLSKQIEYSHEQKLSELGKLATGVAHEIHNPLASVRLALDSLRRGVSGTDQEVAEYLELVDREIDKCVCFTERLLRLGMPPSETPELVDIAGVVEDTLSLVRWEAEQLGVQLHTALAPGLRVLASDNELRMVVLNLIQNAFHAMPRGGRLDVTSEAVDRWVELRVRDSGIGIDPQRLQRIFDPFYSRRADGTKGTGLGLSIVRTIVEHYRGSIDAVSDLDHGSTFRVRLPNAAFGGEEP from the coding sequence GTGCACTGGTTGCGTTCGCGGCTGAACAGAAAATTTGCCCTCGGGACCGCGGCCGGCCTGCTGGCCAGTTCGCTGGTTTTCCTGTTGCTGTTTCTTGCGCTGTACCGTGCCGAGCTGGCCGCAGAACGCGCGGCTGCCGCCGGACAGGTCAACCAGCTGCTGCAGACCTCGCTCGAGAACGCGATGATCAAACGCGATCTCGAAGGCCTGCGTCAGATCATCGGGGGGCTCGGTCGACAACCCGGTATCGACGCGGTGTTCATCACGAACCCGGCCGGCGAGGTGCGCTTTGCCAGTGATCCGCGGCTGCTCGGCACGACACAGGCGACCGATCCACGGTGGCGCACTGCGTTCACCGATTTCGTCCGGCACGCCGACGGGCGCGAGCTGCTGCGCAGTATCAACCCGGTGGCCAACCAGACGCGATGCAAGGAGTGTCACGGACCCGCCGCGGCGAACCCGGTCAACGGCATCCTGTACGTCGACTATGATGCGGCGCCGATCCGTGGCAAGGCCCAGCGGACGACGCTGCTGCTGATGGGCTCAGGGGCGATTATCGTACTGCTCAACCTCGCCGGTGGCTGGTGGTTCATGCAGCGCCATGTGGTGCGCCCGGTCGGGCATCTGACCGCGACCAGCCAGGCACTCGCGCAGGGCGATCTCAGCCGACGCGCCGACCCGCACGGAGATGACGAGCTCGCCGAACTGGGAGAGGCGTTCAACCGCATGGCGGACCAGCTGCAGGAACGCATCGCCGAGTCAGAGCATCAGCGCGCCTTCCTGCAGGCGCTGATCGATGCGATCCCGGACGGGGTGCGCGTGATCACGCCCGATTACCGTATCGCGTTGACCAACCTCGCGTATCGCCGACAGCTCGGCCTGCAGGGTGAAGACGGTGTCGGCGACAGTTGCCATCGCGTCGCACACGGTTGCGAGCAACCCTGTCCGAGCACGTTGGTCACCTGCCCGGTGTACGAGATCGGTCGGCACGGCAGACCGGTCCAGGCGCTGCACCGCCACCTCGACACCGAGGGACGGGTCAGCGACGTCGAGATCTACGCGGCCCCGATGGCGGCCGTGGTCGACGGGCGATCGCAGACCATGGTGGTCGAATCGATTCGGGATCTGTCGAAACAGATCGAATATTCGCACGAACAGAAGCTGTCGGAACTCGGCAAGCTCGCGACCGGAGTCGCGCACGAGATCCACAACCCACTCGCGTCGGTACGCCTAGCGCTCGACAGCTTGCGTCGCGGGGTAAGCGGTACCGACCAGGAGGTGGCCGAATACCTCGAGCTGGTCGACCGCGAGATCGACAAATGCGTGTGCTTCACCGAGCGCCTGTTGCGCCTCGGCATGCCACCATCGGAGACGCCCGAGCTCGTCGATATCGCCGGCGTGGTCGAAGACACCTTGAGCCTGGTGCGCTGGGAGGCCGAGCAACTCGGTGTGCAACTGCACACTGCGCTGGCACCGGGGCTGCGCGTGCTCGCCAGCGACAACGAACTGCGCATGGTCGTCCTGAACCTGATCCAGAATGCGTTCCACGCGATGCCGCGGGGCGGTCGGCTGGACGTGACCAGCGAAGCGGTCGATCGCTGGGTCGAGTTACGCGTGCGCGACAGCGGGATCGGCATCGATCCGCAACGTCTGCAGCGGATATTCGATCCGTTCTACAGTCGGCGCGCGGACGGCACCAAGGGTACCGGGCTGGGCCTTTCGATCGTGCGCACGATCGTCGAGCACTACCGGGGCAGCATCGATGCAGTCAGCGATCTCGACCATGGCAGCACCTTCCGGGTGCGTCTGCCGAATGCAGCATTCGGAGGGGAGGAGCCGTGA
- a CDS encoding molybdopterin-dependent oxidoreductase, which translates to MSNDNRFDFLKDRLNMTRRSFIGNAAAGAAALGAGGLIKTRDAQAFAYEPYPRDDELTTVVTSCAHNCGSRHMLVAHKKGDVIVRISTDDGRYQRDGHFGKDTEDEPQLRGCLRGRSYRQRLYSAERLLYPMGRVGKRGEGKFKRLSWDEALEYVARKMIEIKNKYGSTALLDQSYAGASYGVLHKSDQIEGLLGRFLGMFGCRTSSWSVPSYQGTTSSSRWTFGTIEDGNEDDTYAHSKLIIMWGWNPAYTFHGGNTFYYMRMAKQRGCKFVLIDPQYTDSAAAYDAWWIPIKPNTDAAMMAGMAHYIFVNELQDQEFINRFTLGMDAGTMPDWAPNSPNGRENFKDYILGTYDGVAKTPEWAAGICGVSADDIRKLADMYARTKPAALKASWSPGRNAYGEQYNRMAAALQAMTGNIGKLGGCAEGVGKAWHAEAVAYPYDQYANIWFASIKSDRWAHCVLNYPNVRREEIGLWPRQDQMDGVIPNIKGIFWQGSDWFNQLTNINKEIAAMANMELVVCMDSTITPSGLYADVLLPIATHFERHDVALPWYKGHYYIHRPKVIEPLGESKSDFQVFTELAYRIGEKTGIGDYFGRTYNPKADRSYFHNPDPVDEAYLREWWENKVMPHQHVDMGWDEFKQRGVYKFKLDQPHVAFREQVEQGKPFQTPSGRIEILCTELAQVEDWTRTRYGYHIPSIPKWIEPWESLNSPKTDKFPFHLISPHPRWRTHSIFNNCSWLRETYEQEVTINAADARRLGVKTGDVVEVWNDRGRVVVPVYVTERCMPGVAVIHEGAWIDLDENGIDRSGNPDMLTLDDPSPAGAFAYNTVLCDIRKTELDHRPGWDRLATARSHVFRRDL; encoded by the coding sequence ATGAGCAACGACAACAGATTCGATTTTCTCAAAGACCGCCTGAACATGACCCGGCGGTCGTTCATAGGCAATGCCGCAGCGGGTGCTGCCGCGCTCGGCGCCGGTGGTTTGATCAAGACACGTGACGCGCAGGCATTCGCTTACGAACCCTATCCACGTGACGACGAGTTGACCACGGTGGTGACCAGCTGCGCTCACAACTGCGGATCACGTCACATGTTGGTGGCGCACAAGAAGGGCGACGTGATCGTGCGCATCTCGACCGATGACGGGCGCTACCAGCGCGACGGACACTTCGGAAAGGACACTGAGGACGAGCCGCAGTTGCGGGGCTGTCTACGCGGACGGTCCTATCGACAACGGCTGTATTCCGCCGAGCGCCTGTTGTACCCGATGGGGCGTGTCGGGAAGCGCGGCGAAGGCAAGTTCAAGCGACTCAGCTGGGACGAGGCCCTCGAGTACGTCGCGCGCAAGATGATCGAGATAAAGAACAAATACGGTTCGACGGCACTGCTCGACCAGAGTTACGCCGGCGCCTCATACGGTGTACTGCACAAGTCAGATCAGATCGAAGGTCTGCTCGGTCGCTTCCTCGGGATGTTCGGCTGCCGCACAAGCTCGTGGTCGGTGCCGTCTTACCAAGGTACGACGTCGAGTTCGCGCTGGACCTTCGGAACGATCGAGGACGGCAACGAGGACGACACCTATGCGCACTCCAAGCTGATCATCATGTGGGGCTGGAATCCCGCTTACACATTTCACGGAGGCAACACCTTCTATTACATGCGCATGGCGAAGCAGCGGGGATGCAAGTTCGTGCTGATCGACCCGCAGTACACCGATTCGGCCGCTGCTTACGACGCCTGGTGGATACCGATCAAGCCCAACACCGACGCGGCGATGATGGCGGGAATGGCGCACTACATCTTCGTCAACGAACTGCAGGACCAGGAGTTCATCAACCGTTTCACCCTCGGCATGGACGCAGGCACCATGCCCGACTGGGCGCCGAACTCGCCCAACGGCAGGGAAAATTTCAAGGACTACATTCTCGGGACCTACGACGGAGTCGCCAAGACCCCGGAATGGGCTGCCGGTATCTGCGGTGTATCCGCCGACGACATCAGGAAACTCGCCGATATGTACGCGCGCACCAAACCGGCTGCGCTAAAGGCTTCGTGGTCACCCGGGCGCAATGCCTATGGTGAGCAGTACAACCGCATGGCGGCGGCACTGCAGGCGATGACCGGCAACATCGGCAAACTCGGTGGTTGTGCCGAGGGTGTCGGTAAGGCCTGGCACGCCGAGGCCGTCGCCTACCCCTATGACCAATACGCCAACATCTGGTTTGCGTCGATAAAATCCGATCGCTGGGCGCACTGCGTGCTCAACTATCCGAACGTGCGTCGCGAAGAGATCGGCCTTTGGCCGCGTCAGGACCAGATGGACGGTGTGATTCCGAACATCAAGGGCATCTTCTGGCAGGGTTCCGACTGGTTCAATCAGCTCACCAATATCAACAAAGAGATTGCCGCGATGGCCAACATGGAGTTGGTCGTCTGCATGGACTCGACGATCACCCCATCCGGCCTGTATGCCGATGTATTGCTGCCGATTGCCACCCACTTCGAACGCCACGATGTCGCCCTGCCCTGGTACAAGGGTCACTACTACATCCATCGGCCTAAGGTGATTGAACCGCTCGGTGAGTCGAAGTCCGACTTCCAGGTATTCACCGAGTTGGCCTATCGGATCGGCGAGAAAACCGGAATCGGTGACTACTTTGGCAGGACCTACAACCCAAAGGCCGACCGCAGTTACTTCCACAATCCGGACCCGGTCGACGAGGCGTATCTGCGCGAGTGGTGGGAGAACAAAGTGATGCCGCACCAGCACGTCGACATGGGCTGGGACGAGTTCAAGCAGCGTGGCGTGTACAAGTTCAAGCTCGACCAGCCCCACGTGGCGTTCCGCGAGCAGGTCGAGCAGGGCAAGCCGTTCCAGACGCCATCCGGCCGGATCGAAATCCTGTGTACAGAGCTCGCCCAGGTCGAAGACTGGACCCGCACGCGTTATGGCTACCACATTCCGTCGATACCGAAATGGATCGAACCATGGGAGTCGCTGAACAGTCCGAAGACTGACAAGTTCCCATTCCATCTGATCTCGCCGCACCCCAGGTGGCGCACGCATTCGATCTTCAACAACTGCAGCTGGCTACGCGAGACCTACGAACAGGAGGTCACGATCAACGCAGCGGACGCGCGGCGTCTGGGGGTCAAGACCGGTGACGTGGTCGAGGTATGGAACGACCGGGGCAGGGTCGTGGTGCCGGTCTACGTGACCGAGCGCTGCATGCCCGGTGTCGCGGTGATCCACGAAGGTGCCTGGATCGACCTTGACGAAAACGGCATCGACCGCTCCGGCAACCCGGACATGTTGACGCTGGACGATCCGAGTCCGGCCGGTGCCTTCGCCTACAACACCGTGCTGTGCGATATCCGCAAGACCGAACTCGACCACCGGCCGGGTTGGGACCGGCTGGCGACCGCGCGTTCCCACGTCTTCCGTCGCGATCTCTGA
- a CDS encoding 4Fe-4S dicluster domain-containing protein codes for MKKIKDRALLKVAIKRRKKAVYEPVKPAQQLGFVHNNVDCIGCRACEIACKDKNGLPAGPRFRRVQYVEGGTYPDVFAYKVNISCNHCAEPACLPACPTGAIWKRPDNGIVDIDSTLCIGCRRCEATCPYGAPQWDPEEQIVKKCNLCVDELEAGRMPYCVMACMMRVLDVGPIDLLRLNEYATKAIAPHEQPVRAVKNFADPELTNPSIVFVAHSKGRVDE; via the coding sequence ATGAAGAAGATCAAAGACAGGGCCCTGTTGAAGGTGGCCATAAAGCGGCGGAAAAAGGCCGTGTACGAACCGGTCAAGCCTGCGCAGCAACTGGGTTTCGTGCACAACAATGTGGACTGTATCGGTTGTCGCGCCTGCGAGATCGCGTGCAAGGACAAGAACGGCTTGCCGGCGGGGCCACGCTTCCGCCGGGTGCAGTACGTCGAGGGAGGCACCTACCCGGACGTGTTCGCGTACAAGGTGAACATCTCCTGCAACCATTGCGCGGAACCCGCCTGCCTGCCGGCGTGCCCGACCGGTGCAATCTGGAAGCGACCGGACAACGGTATCGTCGACATCGATTCGACACTGTGCATCGGTTGCCGTCGTTGCGAGGCGACCTGTCCGTACGGTGCACCGCAGTGGGACCCGGAGGAGCAGATCGTCAAGAAATGCAATCTGTGCGTCGACGAACTGGAGGCCGGACGGATGCCGTATTGTGTGATGGCCTGCATGATGCGCGTACTCGACGTCGGCCCTATCGATCTGCTGCGCCTGAACGAGTACGCGACCAAGGCGATCGCACCTCACGAGCAGCCGGTGCGCGCGGTGAAGAATTTCGCCGACCCGGAGCTCACCAACCCGTCGATCGTGTTCGTGGCGCACAGCAAGGGGAGGGTCGACGAATGA
- a CDS encoding molecular chaperone TorD family protein: MSENPRPAASDREAPELLRVFRTGVALDLLTLARLHDRELDAATLKGMAADRFPGNLALRLQTDKARQVLAGLGDAVASLDLAPPQGDELAADFAAIYLTHGFGASPCESVWLDDDGLAMQQPMFEVRGVYARHGLQAPDWRKRPDDHLVHQLHFVAALIDDESFESLREAARFLDEHTLRWMPDFAGRVVSRAATPFYAGLAALTSAYLDELRDLLARLLDEARPSAEEIERRMRPIAEVALPMPSAYVPGQSPSW, from the coding sequence ATGAGCGAGAATCCGCGGCCGGCCGCTTCCGACCGGGAAGCCCCGGAGCTGCTGCGGGTGTTCCGGACCGGTGTGGCGCTCGATCTGCTGACCTTGGCGCGGTTGCACGACCGGGAACTCGATGCCGCGACCCTGAAGGGCATGGCGGCGGACCGCTTTCCCGGCAACCTGGCACTGCGCCTTCAGACTGACAAGGCTCGCCAGGTGCTCGCCGGCTTGGGTGACGCGGTCGCTTCGCTCGACCTGGCGCCCCCGCAGGGCGATGAACTGGCGGCCGACTTTGCTGCGATCTATCTCACCCATGGGTTCGGCGCCTCGCCGTGTGAATCCGTGTGGCTCGACGACGACGGGCTCGCGATGCAGCAGCCGATGTTCGAGGTGCGCGGCGTCTACGCGCGTCACGGACTGCAGGCGCCGGACTGGCGCAAGCGGCCGGACGATCATCTGGTCCACCAGCTGCACTTCGTCGCCGCGCTGATCGACGATGAGTCATTCGAGAGCCTGCGCGAGGCCGCGCGTTTTCTTGACGAACACACGCTGCGCTGGATGCCCGATTTCGCCGGACGCGTGGTGTCTCGGGCTGCGACGCCCTTCTATGCCGGTCTTGCCGCACTGACGTCGGCGTACTTGGACGAGCTGCGTGACCTGTTGGCCCGTCTGCTCGATGAGGCCCGGCCGTCGGCCGAAGAGATCGAGCGACGGATGCGGCCCATCGCCGAGGTGGCGCTACCGATGCCGAGCGCCTATGTGCCCGGTCAGTCGCCGTCCTGGTGA
- a CDS encoding 4Fe-4S binding protein — protein sequence METGVELPEIEAQRCVHTRAETAGCAQCVAACPRAAWVLDEQQLALDTVRCDGCGLCTAHCPQGALRHPAVRPQRYAGRETLLVSCDRVTCGHAWELPCVNALGLREIGWLYRAGLRRLVLYTGHCAACPRDDPDGVLQRVARLNRVLAGRARPPLAVTQSQADGTRRVANGGGCSGAPQSHGRRGFLRSVLALSVPDTDDRSTREAPGRFLPPVRRGQPALFVPRIDPLRCSGCDACVRLCPQAAIAVSEQRDAYLLDADACSGCGLCVDVCDRDAVSVEQDAVFDQPRVALQGARCRSCGVDFHRPEGNRADVMLCPVCTQVDHRRHLFQVL from the coding sequence GTGGAGACCGGTGTCGAACTGCCGGAGATCGAGGCACAGCGGTGCGTGCACACGCGTGCCGAGACCGCGGGGTGCGCGCAGTGTGTGGCCGCTTGTCCACGTGCGGCCTGGGTGCTGGATGAGCAACAGCTCGCGCTCGATACCGTGCGCTGCGATGGTTGCGGACTGTGCACGGCACATTGTCCGCAAGGTGCCCTGCGTCATCCCGCAGTGCGTCCGCAGCGATACGCCGGTCGGGAGACGTTGCTTGTATCTTGCGATCGGGTCACCTGCGGTCATGCTTGGGAGCTGCCCTGCGTCAATGCGCTCGGCCTTCGGGAGATCGGATGGCTGTATCGTGCCGGTCTGCGACGCCTGGTGTTGTACACGGGTCACTGTGCCGCCTGCCCACGAGACGACCCGGACGGTGTGTTGCAGCGGGTTGCCCGGTTGAACCGGGTATTGGCCGGCCGGGCGCGACCGCCGCTCGCGGTCACGCAGTCGCAGGCGGATGGTACGCGTCGTGTGGCGAACGGCGGTGGTTGTTCGGGCGCCCCACAGTCTCATGGCCGACGCGGTTTCCTGCGCAGCGTGTTGGCGCTATCGGTACCGGACACCGATGATCGGTCGACGCGCGAGGCACCCGGTCGGTTCCTGCCTCCGGTGCGGCGTGGCCAGCCCGCGTTGTTCGTGCCGCGAATCGACCCCCTGCGATGCAGCGGTTGCGATGCCTGTGTTCGACTATGTCCGCAGGCAGCGATCGCGGTCAGCGAACAGCGCGATGCCTATCTGTTGGATGCCGATGCCTGCAGCGGCTGCGGCCTGTGTGTCGATGTCTGCGATCGGGACGCGGTTTCGGTCGAACAGGACGCTGTCTTCGACCAGCCAAGGGTCGCCCTGCAAGGGGCGCGGTGTCGCAGCTGTGGCGTGGATTTCCATCGCCCTGAAGGCAATCGCGCAGACGTCATGCTGTGCCCGGTCTGCACCCAGGTCGATCACCGACGCCATCTCTTTCAGGTGCTGTAG
- the xerC gene encoding tyrosine recombinase XerC, which yields MSQRDASAPDPELQAFLDYLHYERRLSPRTLTGYRDDIGEFLAWLRQAGIHDSTRCDTQHVRSYAAMRHRQGLSPKSLQRHLSSIRAWFRYLLRERRVGFNPAEGVRAPKVPRRLPHTLDADQVARLVELPGDAPLDLRDRAIMELFYSSGLRLAELAALNTVDLHGGDGLLQITGKGNKTRRVPVGRYAREAIEQWLSARAQLAGSGEPALFVSLRGTRLSRRAIESRLSRRAIERGMPSNVHPHMLRHSFASHLLESSGDLRAVQELLGHADISTTQIYTHLDFQHLAQVYDQAHPRARKK from the coding sequence ATGAGCCAGCGTGACGCCAGCGCGCCCGATCCCGAGCTGCAGGCATTTCTCGACTATCTGCATTACGAACGACGCCTTTCGCCGCGCACCCTGACCGGGTATCGCGACGACATCGGGGAATTCCTCGCCTGGCTGCGCCAGGCTGGCATCCACGACAGCACGCGCTGCGATACGCAACATGTGCGCAGCTATGCCGCAATGCGCCATCGCCAGGGACTGTCGCCGAAAAGCCTGCAGCGTCACCTGTCGTCGATACGCGCCTGGTTCCGCTATCTGTTGCGCGAACGACGGGTGGGCTTCAATCCGGCCGAAGGGGTGCGCGCCCCGAAGGTGCCGCGCCGTCTTCCACATACGCTCGATGCCGACCAGGTCGCGCGACTCGTCGAGCTGCCCGGTGATGCACCCCTCGATCTGCGCGATCGCGCGATCATGGAACTCTTCTATTCCTCGGGTCTGCGTCTCGCCGAACTCGCGGCATTGAATACCGTGGACCTGCATGGCGGGGATGGCCTGCTGCAGATCACCGGCAAGGGCAACAAGACCCGCCGGGTTCCGGTCGGACGCTATGCGCGCGAGGCGATCGAACAGTGGCTCAGTGCGCGCGCCCAACTGGCCGGCAGTGGGGAACCCGCGCTGTTCGTCAGCCTCCGGGGCACGCGTCTGAGTCGGCGTGCGATCGAGTCGCGCCTCAGCCGGCGGGCGATCGAGCGCGGCATGCCGAGCAATGTCCACCCGCACATGCTGCGCCACTCGTTTGCCAGTCACCTGCTCGAATCGTCGGGTGACCTGCGCGCGGTCCAGGAACTGCTCGGCCATGCCGACATCAGCACCACCCAGATCTACACCCATCTGGACTTTCAGCACCTGGCGCAGGTCTACGACCAGGCCCACCCACGTGCTCGCAAGAAGTGA
- a CDS encoding DUF484 family protein, with amino-acid sequence MGPQHDDLHQTDDSREEQIAEYLVAHPDFFSRHPTALAAIDIPHPTGDAVSLIERQVRTLREQSDKYRHQLEELVAVARENDALAKRLHRLTLALIETHSFDEVLNTLQDELREQFNADAVEMKLFAADQIEAHAHEPGPALFSDFLKRARPNCGQLDKAKLEYLFGPQAGETGSAALIPLTAPPLAGVLAIGSRDAQRFHEGKGVDFLQRLAEVVSAKLQSAAGPGV; translated from the coding sequence ATGGGGCCGCAACACGACGATTTACACCAGACGGATGACAGCCGCGAGGAGCAGATCGCCGAGTACCTTGTCGCCCATCCCGATTTTTTCTCGCGCCACCCCACCGCGCTGGCCGCGATCGATATCCCGCATCCGACCGGCGATGCGGTGTCGCTGATCGAGCGCCAGGTCCGTACGCTGCGCGAGCAATCCGACAAGTACCGCCATCAGCTCGAGGAACTGGTTGCCGTGGCGCGCGAAAACGATGCCCTGGCAAAGCGCCTGCATCGCCTGACGCTCGCGCTGATCGAGACCCACTCGTTCGACGAGGTGCTGAACACCCTGCAGGACGAACTGCGCGAGCAGTTCAACGCGGATGCGGTCGAGATGAAGCTGTTTGCCGCCGACCAGATCGAGGCGCATGCGCACGAACCCGGTCCGGCGCTGTTTAGCGACTTCCTGAAACGCGCGCGGCCCAATTGCGGACAACTCGACAAGGCCAAACTGGAATACCTGTTTGGCCCACAGGCGGGCGAGACAGGCTCCGCGGCCTTGATTCCACTGACGGCGCCGCCTCTGGCCGGCGTATTGGCGATCGGCAGCCGCGACGCGCAACGCTTCCATGAAGGCAAGGGCGTGGATTTTCTGCAGCGGCTGGCCGAAGTGGTCAGCGCAAAACTGCAGTCGGCGGCAGGCCCGGGCGTCTGA
- the dapF gene encoding diaminopimelate epimerase, protein MGFRFTKMHGLGNDFVVFDAISQRIVLDETQLRAIADRRFGVGCDQILLVEPPRHPDTEFHYRIYNADGSEVEQCGNGARCFARFVHDKQLTRSRDIAVGTAGGNIVLHLEDHDRVRVDMGPAHLAPAEIPFEASRQAISYPLEVDGERFEIGAVSMGNPHAVLLVDRVEDAPVERLGPLIEHHPRFPRRANVGFMAIRDRQHIDLRVFERGTGETLACGTGACAAVVYGRLRGLLDERVEVRLPGGSLVVSWYGPEEPVWMTGPAVTVFDGQIDLEKLTR, encoded by the coding sequence ATGGGATTCAGGTTCACCAAGATGCATGGGCTGGGCAATGATTTCGTCGTGTTCGACGCGATCAGCCAACGCATCGTGCTCGACGAAACCCAGCTGCGTGCGATCGCCGACCGGCGATTCGGCGTCGGCTGCGACCAGATCCTGCTGGTCGAGCCGCCGCGTCACCCGGACACCGAGTTCCACTACCGCATCTACAATGCCGATGGCAGCGAGGTCGAGCAGTGCGGCAATGGTGCACGCTGTTTCGCACGTTTCGTCCACGACAAGCAGCTGACCCGCAGCCGTGATATCGCGGTCGGAACCGCGGGGGGCAACATCGTGCTGCATCTCGAGGACCACGACCGGGTGCGGGTCGACATGGGACCCGCGCACCTCGCACCCGCGGAGATTCCGTTCGAGGCCAGCCGGCAGGCGATCAGTTACCCGCTCGAGGTGGATGGCGAAAGATTCGAGATCGGCGCGGTATCGATGGGCAATCCGCACGCGGTGCTGCTGGTCGACCGGGTCGAAGATGCTCCGGTTGAGCGGCTCGGCCCGCTGATCGAACACCATCCGCGCTTCCCACGCCGCGCGAATGTCGGCTTCATGGCGATACGTGACCGACAACATATCGACCTGCGCGTCTTCGAACGCGGGACCGGCGAGACCCTGGCGTGCGGCACCGGCGCCTGTGCCGCGGTGGTCTACGGGCGGCTGCGCGGTCTGCTGGACGAGCGGGTCGAAGTGCGGCTGCCGGGCGGGAGCCTTGTGGTAAGCTGGTACGGACCGGAAGAGCCGGTATGGATGACCGGTCCGGCCGTGACGGTGTTTGACGGCCAGATCGACCTCGAGAAACTCACACGATAG
- a CDS encoding class I SAM-dependent methyltransferase has translation MQRIPEPEELMDDAEQAYAYARADFSEANSLFVALLEEAAGGTLDGRLLDLGCGPADIPLDLLHRHPRLAVDALDGAPAMLALAREHLATAGERFLHRMQLLCEHLPCEALRSGHYQFVASNSLLHHLADPAVMWQTVARCAAPGAQVLVMDLARPASEIAVDALVETYAMDAPEVLRRDFRNSLFAAYTPDEVEGQLMAAGLGGLQVDRVSDRHLAISGVLD, from the coding sequence ATGCAACGCATCCCGGAACCCGAAGAGTTGATGGACGACGCCGAGCAGGCGTACGCCTATGCGCGCGCAGATTTCAGCGAAGCCAACAGCCTGTTCGTCGCGCTGCTGGAAGAAGCCGCCGGCGGCACGCTTGATGGACGTCTGCTCGACCTGGGCTGCGGGCCGGCCGATATCCCCTTGGACCTGCTGCACCGGCACCCGCGACTGGCGGTCGACGCTCTGGACGGCGCACCGGCAATGCTCGCGCTCGCACGCGAGCATCTGGCCACGGCGGGTGAACGATTCCTGCATCGCATGCAGCTGTTGTGTGAGCACCTGCCGTGCGAAGCACTGCGCAGCGGACACTACCAGTTCGTCGCATCCAACAGCCTGCTGCACCACCTCGCCGACCCGGCGGTGATGTGGCAGACGGTGGCGCGTTGCGCGGCACCGGGCGCCCAGGTACTGGTTATGGACCTCGCCCGTCCCGCATCGGAGATCGCGGTGGATGCATTGGTCGAGACCTATGCGATGGATGCACCGGAGGTGCTGCGACGTGATTTCCGCAATTCACTGTTCGCGGCCTATACGCCCGACGAGGTCGAGGGCCAGTTGATGGCGGCCGGACTCGGCGGCCTGCAGGTCGACCGTGTCAGCGACCGTCACCTCGCAATCAGCGGCGTACTTGACTGA